The Lolium rigidum isolate FL_2022 chromosome 2, APGP_CSIRO_Lrig_0.1, whole genome shotgun sequence genomic interval CCTCGGCACGAGGCCTATGCGGAGGGAGGCAGGGGCGGGGCTCCGGGGTACGCCGACGGTCGCAGAGGGTGCGGGCGGGATCGACGCAGTGCGCCGCGACGGGGAAGGTGATCCTCGGTCGCGGGGAAGGTCGGAGACGCCGCCACACGCTCGGGTACTGCGAGCCTGCCAACGGCAAGACGTGGTCGATGGCGAGGCCACGGGCCACCATTGGCAAAAGAGAGAGCACCGGGTGACCGGGAGAAATAGGAGAACAAGGCGGACCTTTCCTTCTACGTTAATCGGACAATAACGTTCTCATTCGCTCGCGGCGTTCCGATGAAGTGCGGCAAGGTTTCGGCTGATTAGGCCGAAATCGAGCTTTATTCTCCAACTAAAAGAGCATCGGGGgtccagggggggggggggggagaagggAATGTTCAGGGCACGCGAGAGGCTTGGGGTCTCCTTTTATGGCCAGGGCAGGGTCGGTTTGGCACAGGGAACCCACTGTTTTGGTGGACTTGGGAACAGGGCGAGGATAAGGGCGAGCGGCTGACTGGGGAGGGGATAGAGACGTCAAGCTGGAGGGCCAGGGCTGGTCTGCTGGGAACAATCTACAGGAGGGGGGGCGGTCGGAGGAACAGAGCCAGGGCCAGACAGTGGCATGCTATGCCGGTGGTGACCACCATCTGGGCATGCCACGGTCGGCATTGGCCTCGTTTGGGAGCTGTGGTGCTCCATTCTCTAGAAAACGAGCTCCCGCGGCCTCGTGCGTCCTGCCTCTCATCCTTTCCCTCCTCAATTACTTTTCACCGAGAAAATCATCCCACATAGTTCAGCTCTGTCGGGGACAAGCTCATCCTTGCCGCACTAACACCCGGTCGATATCCTCCTAAGAGCGCACCATTGCTCGATTCTCTTTACCCAAAGCTTCGCCTTCTCGGCATGAACACATAGAGAGTCTTGCAAGATTGAATTGTGAATGGGAAAGTTGACATTAACAACCTCATGCACCTCGTCGCCATAGAAGTTGACACACGCCGCCaccaaaagctcattgttgtccatgaaCAGGCAGATGATTTTCGTGACACCCTCATGAGCATCCTCGTTTGATCGCCATCTTTTCAACCCCTCCTAGCGTCACTAGACCTACACCAAACATTCGCCAGTCTCGTTGTGCCCTAAAAATGTAAGGTAATTACGCTTTGGTTTTTTAATGGTGGACCCTACCtatcagatttttttttaaaaagtcgAGTTTTCTCTATTTTCATAAATAAATACACTGAGGGTTTTCAGAAAATTTATCTGACTTGTGAAGCCATATCTCCCTCGAAATGATCCAAATGAGTTTCCTTTTGCAGAAGCTTTTCtttgaaaatattttttatatgGCACTAGTTTTATAACTAAtggattttattttatatttttattattcAGTGGCTTGGGAAATGTTTTAGAAAAATATATGTGTATTAATCTTTTTACATTTGAATCTTCACCAGGAACTTGAAGATGAGTTTGTGAACTATCCCTACATAGAAGGAAAACCATCAACCCCTTCTCTGTAAGTTTAAAATAGCATTGGATAATTAAATCTTGTGATTAAAATGATGCTTGCATGTGCATAATCATATGTCATACGCATGGTGAAACGGCACCTTGTTTGAAACTAACTATGCATGACATGATCTACCCTGGTTCCTATGATTGTCTTTCCAGAGACCATTTGGCTGTATTGTATATTTTCTTTGCAAATATTACCTGGTGATGCTTGATCTCCCTGTGGTGCATATTTTGAAGACTACATGCACCAATTCCCTTGGTATGTGAAGAAGGTTGGACATAGGTGTCGTCAAAGTCACGTTTTTGTAGGAACAGGTCATATAAAAGACTCCACTAACAATTGTGCTAAACCCTATACAATTGTGGACTAATGCTTGCTACTTGTGTTATTGTATACCTTGCCTAACAAGGTTAACAGTATAGGAGAAATATGTCTAAGCAAAGTTTAGAGGTAAGTGAGAAAAAACAGAGACCAAGAAATTATTCAGAATGAAGGTATTTACACGAGCACAAATAGTCAACATTAACATAAGGTATCTAACACACAATGTTAGAGACAAAGTACGTTGCTTTTTTCAGAAGGCGACGATAATCAAACATCCTTTCAAGCCAAAGTCCTAATAGTTTTAAAACGCGACCCCTTCGATCTTTCAACAACACAAGGAACATGGACAGTAGCCAAGGTTCATCGTCAACGGTGGCCGGTTGTGGTCATTTGGACGATGCGGTGGCTAGATGTTGATGGTGATGAATTCATGGCTTACGGTGGCTCTGCATTGCTTCCGAGGTGACGGCAGTAAGGAATCTCAACTCCTTGGACATGGAAGCTTCCAAGGCCGGTGGAGATATGTGATGCCTCATCTACCTACTGGCAGGGTTTGATCATACTCGACAGGTGCTCCGTGAGGTATCTCATGTGAAAACTCCACGACATTATGCAACCTCTAACCAAACATAGATCATGATTGTCCACACAACCGACATGAACAATGGTTTTATTCTTATATCATTAACCTTGTAGGCATGCACAACTACAATTATAGACAAGAGCAATCTAATTAACTTTTTTTCTCTAAATCTTACACGATAATATTGCAATCCAGAACCTAAAGATACATAATTTAGGTCGAGCTAATTAAAGACGAATAGAAGCAACCAGGTGACTGTGGCTCCGAGGAGGACGCAATATCCCACCACGAAAAGTCCGCGGCGGTGGTCGGCGGCGGCGCCTTTCATAGTCATAGGATTGTGCCCTTGCGGCATTGGCGTGCTGTAACCGTTGCCTCCGCCGTAGCCGTTGCCCCCGCCATAGCCGTTACCTCCGCCGTTGCCCCCGCCATAGCCGTTGCCTCCGTTGTAGCCGTGGCCGTGGACGCAGTCGTTTCTGATGGTAACGTTGGACCGTCCGGTTGCGGGGAATTGCGTCCCGTTAGCTGCTGCATGTGTGGGTTGCAGCAAACGAAAATATTAGGCACAGATGTACATGCAACACATCAGCAAAGTGAGAGGCATTTACGAAGAGACATAGAGAGATCATACCGACGTCTTTGCTGCCATGTGCGAGATCATCCTGAACCGCGAGAACACCTGACCGAAGAATTAGAAGGATGAAGAGCGCCATCACGAAGACGAGAAAGCAGCATGGTTTCCTAGGAACAGGATGGTCCATGGTGCCACGCGTGCGTACAGGACGGCGCAGATCATCGTCGGTATATAAAGGCGGCTAGTAGCAGTCTTTGATATAGGAATGAATCCCAGTTATCTGATCTGATTTGATATCGACAATGTTTGCTATAAATAAACAATATATAAATCGGCTGGGTAACTCCATTTTATCATCAAACATAAGTACTACATTAGTTTGtatggaaatttatgtgcttccTATCCTTGACGATGTGATTCGCATCTGTATATAGAACAAATCAGATCATTATTCCCAAAGTTAAGCATCCACCAATCCTCACTTGCCAAaagaaatacaacatataatgactAGTAAAATAGTGTGCAGATTGTTCTACTTCCCCTTTCACTAATGTAAGACCTTTTACATACAACGTATTTTAAAGTAGATTagaatgcaaactaaaataaggggaCTTATACTTCCTCCGCCCGAAAAGAATGTCcctgatttgtctaaatttgaatgcttctagacactaaataatgtctagatacatctgaatttagccAAAAACAAAACATCTTTTTAAAACATAGGTAAGACATAAAATGCTTCTTCTCCGCAAAAAAATACATAAAATGCTTCTAAATACATGCAATTTAAATTTAAGAAAACCAAAAGTTTTTACATTGTTGACAATTGTATTAAAGATGAAACAACGGAATTGCCACCGCCACCGCAGGTGGACGACCGGCTGAGGTCTATAGCTACATCACTGCACCCACGGTGATGGTTGTTGTTGCTGGTGACTATCCGAGGGTTAAACTAGTCACAATGGTAAGTATtatcagaaattcaattcggctcccgggtgcgtatgctccctctacaaaaaaatcatatttcgaaatgtcgaaaaatttgaatAAAAAATTGTCAACGCTATATAGAAGGTAAATGACACTTGCATAGTTATATGCATCTCTAAATGCAAACACTGGCTGCCTACACCGGCGGCAACGACTCCGGCGCCTCTTCAGTCGCCGCCGCCTTCACTGTCAGCATTACCGGCGGCTTGGTCACGGATCTGCACGTCGGACACGTCCGGTGGGACTGCAGCCACATGTCAACGCATTCCACGTGGAAGATGTGCCTGCACGCCGGCAGCTGCCGCACCATCTCGCCGCCGTGCACGCCCTCTAGGCAGACCGAGCACATCACGCGGCTCGTGGTGGCCTCCTGCTTGCTGCTGCCGTCGCTCTTGAGCGGGCACAGGTACGCGaacgccggcggcagcggcacgTTCGCGGGCAACACGCATGCGCACCCTGGCGCCCGTGTCCGTGTCCGGCCAGGCATGGCCGTGACAGCTAGCAGCGCGCTCGCTGGCCTCCCCCTTCCACCAATCCATGCCTTGGGAGCGAAGTAGCCAACGACGCCGAGGAGCAGAGCCGCCATGGCTGCGAAGCCGCAAGCTTTCCAGGCGGCGACGGAAGAGGAAGCGACGAGCACACAGACGATGACGATGGAAATGCACACTACGGCGACTGCGTAGAAGACGCGGTATGCGCCGACGACGCTGTTGCCGGTGTCGTCGCCGTCGGCGGAGCTCGCTGGCAGCCTCGGGTGCATGTTCGTCATGGCTGCCGGGTCGATCGACGGACTGAGAGAGTAATAGGTGCTTCTGATCTGCTCCTGGCAAGTAACTTGAACAGTAGGCAATCGATGTTGCCATGGATGAATGCTTTCGTGGCAAATAAATAGTGTTCCCGTATGTGGTTTTGGCGTCTCACTGACGTTTGGTGAATTGTATAAGAATCAAAAACTAAGACAGGAATAGTTGTCGTAATCACTACCGCGCGCCGGGGTTGAAAATGAGCGGGTTGCCTACTTGCATTGACGTGCCCAGCCTCATAGTAGTAGAATTCTCTCAGTTCAGTAGGCATTTGGAGATTGGCTAGCCCTAGATTAAAAAATTGGACCGGCGAGTGAATTCGACTACCTGTTCACCTCATCCAATGACAACaatttttctattatttttaattaaaatgtaagtaaatttgaaacaaaataatCATAAAAGCTATATATAGGGGATAGTATATTTTACTATGTAAGCACAAAGCATGTTAAGTCCAAGTGGCATTGGGTTTTACTTGTTGTGCTATTTCTTCCTAGCTGAAGGTCACGAGATCAATTCCTCTTACTACGGTCATTGACTTATAAAAAACCAGTAAGACAGTTTACCTTTTTCTGGTCGAACAATCAAACCGGTCCGgtttttgaactataatttggatACAATTAAATATAAGCAGTATGCATCTTTTCGATGAGGATCTtacctccatttcgaaaaacaATCATCCCAATGGTTGGGCTGTCTATTACCGAGCGTggtaaaaaaatcataattgcaaACATGAACACGCAACCCATCTTAGATCATCCCATGGTCCAGGTATTTTAAAACTGAACCGTTTTGACTACAGAGTTCATCTTAGCTTATTAGTGACTGTCCAAAGTATGCAGGATGTCAAAGCTGTAGTCTGCACTGCATCCACCCCAGCTGAACACCGTACCAGCCTACCAGATGAGGTTTACAACAGAAGAAAAGTGGCCCATGCCTACATTTCTCTCCTCTATAACACACACATATCAACTAATCGCTATCCAGGTCAGGTCTACGACCAGCCAAACTTGTAGTCGAGGACGTAGACCAGGATCAGCGATAATGGGTACAGAAGGAAGGCGACAAAGCACATCCACAGCGGGAACGTTGTCCGGAAGCTGGTGAAGAGGCCCATAATGATGCACACCAGGAATATCACCAGGACCTCCGATGAGAAGTCCCAGGTTAAGCCCCTGATGTAAACGAGAGACAAGAACACGGCAAGGCAGAGTGTGTTGTTCATAGTCACTCCACCGTACACCTGCAGTTAAAAATGAAATTATATTTTTGGAATTTCTGAAATCTGCAGAAACTGAAGCATACTCAGATTTAGGATTGCAAATAAACGATTATCGATCTTCCTCCCACAGAAGGCATTATGCGCAACCATTAGGCATTGAAAGATCATATATCTATAAAATCAAAACCTTGATTCATCACGGCATTCGTTTTCTGTTAACAGCATAAAGTATCCTTGGCCTTCCAAACCTCAGTTTGAGCATTGGTGTGAATCGTGTGATGTGGTGTGGTGTGCTTATGTTTAAAACTATTGTATTATATCTGTGACCATATTTGGTAAATCAGACTAATGTTGCATATAATCTAAAATCCACTGATTGCCATCTTGCATTTTGTCTGATATGTTTTCGGATGGAATAAATATCCAGTTGCAGTTTGACAAAGAAAAAGAACCTAGAAAAACATCATATATCTAAAAGAGGCAAAACCTGAATAATATAATCCATCTTAAAACAAAAAAGGCAAGGAAACTTAAGTCTACAGTATGTAAGAACTTGTTTTCTGAAAGATCGTTTCGCAAAATACCTTGGAATTCATATGGTTATAAAATAACTAGGTTAACAGTATAGGAGAAATAAGTCCAAGCACGTTCAGAGGTAAGTGGAAAATATTGAGACCAAAAAATAAATCAGAACGAAGGTAATTATATGACTGCTCCAATAGTCAACAGAAACATAAGGCATCCACAGAAACATAAGGCATCCAACAGACATACCTCAGAGAATGTTAGAGACAAAGTACGTTGCTTCTTTCGGCTGGCAAAGATAATTGCTGAGACAGCCTCACTGGAATTGGTAGCCAAGggcatcgcaatgaaggaaatgaaAAAAGAAGGTATATTCGTTGCACTTGAAAAGTTGTGGACAGCATCAACAAGTGGATCTGCAAATGCTGCTGCCATTGCAGTTCCGAGAAGCAAAAGAGCAATGGCCTTAAAGCAGGTCCAGGTAGGATTTTCAATAGATTCACCATCCTCTTCGTCCTTGTCAAGCAGCGCAGTATGCTCGTCCCTTGTTGTCTGCACAATTGCAGGATGACACAGTTTATCTCTGTGGAAAAAATAGCTGCACATACATGTGATTAAAAACTTACAGTGTGAAAATCATCCATAAACTTTTTTGAGTAGACACCAGAAGAAGCAACTGCACGCTTAGCTTCTTCCAGCCATCTAAGGACACCATCAATAAATTCCCCCTTTTCAATGAAATTATTATGAGATCTATCGAAGTCAGCCATGACTTGATCTGCAGCGAGGTTACTATCCAAGTCAATATCTTCAAAATTGACGCCAACGATGAAAGCTTGTAGTTCACCACGCTCTATGCTTCCATCATTGTCCAGATCAATTTTGTGAAATAACCTGAAAATTCTCAGGATATCATTTAGAAGAGTTTTCTTGGACAAAAAAATAGGGAAAATGCGAATTGCAGACCAGTGGCATACTTCTCTATGACAGAAACATTTGGCCTGCCATCATCATCAATAAGGCGACCAAAAGTATGCATCTGAGCATGTTTCAGAAGTCCCGACATTACATGCTTCAGTCTTGAGTATTCTAATTTTCTCCTCTGGATCCATGGCTGAAAGATCTGTTTATCAAAGATACAGAAATTGGTCAATGGAGAAATGTAGATCAAAATATGATTGTCTTTAACAGTAAGTAATGCACACTTGACCCTTGGAAAATTAGCAGCACCTAAATGAACATGTGCCCCAGATTTCAGATGGGTGGTAGAGGCACTATTTATTTTTGTTAAAAGACATGATTTCCTAGATTTCATAGTGTCATGATGAAATATTCATAAAATTTTAAGACAAATTGACATAGCAATATTAGTGAGAAATATAATTATTAAATAGTAAAATGCACCTGGAGTACATAAACTTGCTCCGTATGTACACTTCAGTATATAAGAAATATAATTATTAAATAGTAAAATGCACCCGGAGTACATAAACTTGCTCCATATGTACACTTCAGTACATAAACTTGCGGATGTTGCATTGGAAGAAGATAATTTGTCATTAGTAGGAGCAAAGAAGGTAGAAACAAAGAACTTAATTTTCCCTTAGGCCAGTATATACCTGATATAGACAGTACGTGAGCAAAAGTAACACTGCAACTATAAGCCCGAGCAGTAGAGTTAACCGATGACCAGATTGGAGCTTCAGAATGGACGGTATCTGAACAACTATAAAGGGAAGAACAGATATCGCCATGATTCTCGCTGCATAGCTGGTCTGAAGATCAGTGGAAACACCAGAGCCTGCAACAGTACAGATGTTATTCAGCAAAATATCACAAGGACAGGATCCATCATGCTTATACCGATAAAAATCATGGAAACTATTTATGCTACAGAAGATAAGTATTAGCAGCCATTATACTGATATGACCTCGAAAATTAATGTTTGTGGAACAGATAGAACAGAACAATACCAGAGTTTCTTATCCTCTGTGACTCAATAAATGCATTGAGTTTTATGAAGCCTAGCGATGAGTCCAAACTAAAGAACTAGAGTCCCTATATAAACTATTGTAGTGATGTGGACTAAGACTATGAAAATGAAAACAATTCTATGAAGCTATCAGATGGTAAAATTGTCAACGATTTGCTTGCAAGACCAGATGTGAGCTGAACTTAATGGCATTTTCTCAGGTAGGACCACAGACTAGAATTTGAGAAATAACAGAGTGAATATCTGACATACCAAAAAGACTGAAGGCTTTGGTATCTTGGGAATCAACAGTAGTTGAATTCTCGGACAGATCACATTTACCAACAACAACACAAGATCCCCAGAGTATGGTTAAAAGCATGACTGTGGAGCCCGCAAGCAGGCCCATTCCGATCAAAACCTGACTTTGAGCAACCTCCTTGGAGCCAGAGAGGCCAGAAACTGGAATACAAAAGACAAACATATTATTGTGCATATGAAATATAACTTTTAAAGTGTTCATAGAATTGAGACAAAAACATTTGATATTTTGAAATCCCGTAACAATCCAATTGCACCATGGTTAACATTTTCAGTCGAAGCAGTCCACGTATGCACTTGATATGATTAAAATCTACTTGCTCGCAAAGCCTGTGCAGCCTGACCAAATAAAATTTTACCAACTAGTTCATCTCTGCAGCAATTCAAGCACCAGGGTTAACGTTTTCAGTCGAATCAGTCCACAACTGAACTTTCAGTCGTCGGGATAGTCAACTTGTAGCACATAGTACATGACGGGAGCAATCTAAAAATAATCAACTTATATCCTTGTGTGTCAACTAACAAAAGCTCAAGTTGTATATTTAAAATATGAATGAGTTTAACTACTCAACTAAAAAAATACGCAAATGCACAGCTAAGCACAAACGATCAAAAAACTacttttttttcgatatgggagcgtagccccggcctctgcatcaaaaaaCTACTATAGGAGGAGTGATCGATCAGTGGTGACAAGGATGCAACAAAGGCGAAGTGTGATCCGCTCTCTTTAAAAAAAGCAAGGCGAAACAAACAGatggaaaaaaaaaaggagtgCAGGGAACGGACCGAGGATTAGCAAGGCGTCGGGGAGCGCGCCGAGGATGGGGAGGAAGAGGCCGCCGACGATGCCCGGCCCGAGGATCTCGAGCAGCAGCTCGCTGCCGGCGGAGAGGTAGGTGGCGGACTTGAACATGAGGAAGCCGTACGCGACGGCGAGGAAGAGGTTCCCACCCGCCGTCTCCGTGCACGGCAGGAACCCGTACGTCATCTCGCACCCCTCCGACTCGGACGGTaggcggagcgcggcggcggtccGCTGGAGGCCGTCGGAGGCTGGGAGGAGGCGCCCATGGGCTGAGACGGCGCCGACGAGGATTGCCAGAAGGAGCGCGActaggaggcgcggcggcggcggagtcatGGTGTGAGCGAGGGAGTGGGACGGAGAATGAATGACGCGGCCGCGGCGCGGTGAGTGGTGGCCTGGTGGGGCAGATAAAGGACGGACGCGGTTCGAGAGATATGGGCCGGACGGTGGTGGTCCTGCTGGGATGTCCGGGTTGTGGACGCGCCGGCGGGCGAAAGATGTGGCGCCAACGGCTACGTGGATACGCCGCGATATGGCGGATCTTCTGGCGCCCGTTCGCGACGAGTGTCAGGCCGGCGCGTGGTACTGTTATTATGTGGAGGAGACCTGGTGCATTCTGTCATCGAGAATCGGGAGAAAGTACAGAAAagtaaaagaagaaagaagaagggaCAGGTGTGGTGTGGAGCGGCCACGCCTCCTCTTTTTCGGTTCGTTGCGGGCGACGTGATTTAAAAATTGCCGGGTGCGGCCGTGCCGCGCCACGTTGAGCCCTAGGTGGCCAGCGGCGAGCCGGCGATACAATCACCGGAATGGTTTTTGGCTATGTATTCGTGCAAGACTGCTAGGAGCGGCGACGACCATTTCCTCCGTTGCCAGGGCAATGGATGCTTGCCCGGAACGTACGTGGACATGGATCTTGCTGGGCGTCGCATCGCGGGCGACCATGTTCGCTCCCGTCTTTTAAGAGATCTCCACGCCGTGTCTCATAGCGATCACATAGCAATTAGGGGTTTAACATTTTCTCTTAGCCTCACACCGACGCAAAAGTAGCTGGTTTTTGGAGTCCAATATAATTACCAGTAACCCCGTGCCGATGTCTTCGTTTGAGGTGCCAAGTGAGTAGTCAGCGTAATGACATAGCAATGCGTGTCGGAGGGTTAATGGTGTCTCCATCCAACGTGGTGCGAGGCGCCGGCGTGCTTTCGGCACCCACACGAAAGGTGGCAATTATGTTAGGCTTCAAAACTAGCCGGCTACTTTTGAGGCGCACCGGTGTGACCTAAAACAGCGTCGAACCACCAAGTTCTAGgacgcaccggtggagatgctctaaaggatgTTAGGCTGAACATCGAATCGATCTCCCGAGGAACGTCGCTGCATCGTACGGAGTATTATTTTGGGGCTGGGAGTCTATTTCCAATCGCGACCACCAGAGAAAATTGC includes:
- the LOC124692228 gene encoding sodium/calcium exchanger NCL2-like — translated: MTPPPPRLLVALLLAILVGAVSAHGRLLPASDGLQRTAAALRLPSESEGCEMTYGFLPCTETAGGNLFLAVAYGFLMFKSATYLSAGSELLLEILGPGIVGGLFLPILGALPDALLILVSGLSGSKEVAQSQVLIGMGLLAGSTVMLLTILWGSCVVVGKCDLSENSTTVDSQDTKAFSLFGSGVSTDLQTSYAARIMAISVLPFIVVQIPSILKLQSGHRLTLLLGLIVAVLLLLTYCLYQIFQPWIQRRKLEYSRLKHVMSGLLKHAQMHTFGRLIDDDGRPNVSVIEKLFHKIDLDNDGSIERGELQAFIVGVNFEDIDLDSNLAADQVMADFDRSHNNFIEKGEFIDGVLRWLEEAKRAVASSGVYSKKFMDDFHTTTRDEHTALLDKDEEDGESIENPTWTCFKAIALLLLGTAMAAAFADPLVDAVHNFSSATNIPSFFISFIAMPLATNSSEAVSAIIFASRKKQRTLSLTFSEVYGGVTMNNTLCLAVFLSLVYIRGLTWDFSSEVLVIFLVCIIMGLFTSFRTTFPLWMCFVAFLLYPLSLILVYVLDYKFGWS